The genome window CCGCGGTACGCTGAATACCAACCCATACGGAAGCGCTGTTTTGTGGGATTAGGGCGAGAAGAGATCCTGAAATTAGATTTATGGATCGAAATAAATCTGAACTCACTTTGAATGAACAACGCGTCATCCCGGTTCTGAAGTCCTGTAAGAGTGCCACCCTTAGCCGCGCAAGCTCTTTCAGCTTCTATCTTAGCATCGTGGATTCCTGTGAaaacctgaaacaaaaaaaaacattggtaCTGTGCTTATCTCCAAATTCTCACTCTCATGCACCATCCTCCAGAGGGTCGATTGGTAAATCTCCAACCGGGTAGACATCCAACGACAACTGCTGGAGTAGGTACGACTACTGGCGCCGGGGTAGTGACGACAACGACAGGAGGGGCTGTAGTTACTACCACCGGTGGAGGAGCAGCGGTTGTGACTACTACTGGTGGAGCAGCAGTTGTAGTCACTGCCGCCGGGGTAGTAGTAGTTGTCACGGTAGTTGTGGAGACCGTAGTTGAGGCCATATCAAGGCAAGCTGCACAAAACTCAGCATCTCCATCCAGTAGACAATTCGCCATGCTCTGCACCGACAAATTTCTATAGTTTCCTTCCAAGACACTAACTTACCAATGGCGTCGTCTGGGAGTGGACTCCCATTACGAGGAGAACTAGAAAAATGTAACACCTTGAAGCAGACATTGTTCAAGGATGTGCTATTCTTCAATTACCATGCCGCTTTTTATACtagaaatatttggaaaacatttttcatgttctttTAGGTCAAGTCGTATAAGCTCACGTACTCAGTTTAGTATTGTACTAATTGTTTTGCTGAAACTATAGGGTGCTTGAGAAAGTTCACTAAAATGTTATTCAAAGGTCAGTTTGTTAGTACAATGCACATTGATAGTGGGTGTTGCAAATAGTTAGTTGTTATGTATGATTCGTtacactttttttattttccagaaggtcTTTGCTCATCCTCATCGATAAGTCGATCaaagtttgcaaaataaaattctccGTTCTTTTATGTGCGAAACCAGACCAAAGAatagcatttttaaaaaccagaCAAGTTGGAAATTCTCATGGCTAAATTGCTTCCCGCCGAATAAAAGTATGGCACAATTCAGTGATCTTCCAAATTCCACATATGTTGGGCAAAACTGCACTACTTATTTCAGTTTGTCTAGCTCTATCAGCTGCTGACTGTCCAGCAGCATGGAAAGCAATTTTGAACTCCCAGGCCGAAGAGAGTGAAGATAACGGATGTGAAGCTGGTTGGAAGTTTTTCAATCGGCCATCTGGAGGATGGTGTATGAGGGTGAGCACTAGGGAGGAATACTTTAAGCTAGGCTAACTAACAATTTCAGGTATTCGAGGGGTTCAATGCAGCAAAAACCGACGCCGAAAAGTCCTGTAAATCCGTGGGCTCAACACTTTCTGGGATTCAAAACAGGAACGAGGCATTGTATATTCAGAGTGAGTTTCCAGTACTGAAACCTGAGTCGACATAGACTTCTGAACAGgcgtgggcggcaattgccgttcttccgggaattcggcaaatcggcaatttgccgattttctgatctgctgaaaattttcatcttggcaaattgcagattcgccggaaaaatcgactgtttgaaatttttttcccgtcATATAATTTGCCTACTTCTCGAAATAGATATGGGAACATTCATAAGATGCGTTTTTACCGGCAAATTGGGCATATCGgtaagttgccggtttgccgttttgcagtaaattttcaattccggcaatttgccgatttgccggaaattttgaaaacctgcAATATccggaattgccgattgccggaaattttgaaaacctacatttgccgatttgccgatttgccaaaaacattcaatttgctcaatttgccgatttgccgatttgccgaaaattttgaaaacctacgtttgctgatttgccgaaaaatttgaaaaccggcaattgccgaaattgtcgagtgccggaaattttgaaaacctacaattgccgaaattgccgagtgccggaaattttgaaaaccggcgatagccggaattgccgattgccggaaattttgaaaacctgtaatttgccgatttgcctgaaaaatcgtttgccgctcacccctgCTCTTAACTACAATATGACATCTCTATTTCTTTCCAGCTGCCCTCCTCGCCCAAATCGCAAGATCAAGTGGCTCCGTCTGGGTTGGCATGCAGAGAACCCAAAAATGTCTGAAGCAACCAAAATCGGACACCTGTTCAGCTCTCACAGCTTTCGAGTACACCGACGGATCCGTGACCGGTACCGACGGATTCATCTTCCAGGGCAATCAACCAGACAACAAGGAGTTGAATCAGGATTGTGCAGTTCTCCTAGCTTCCAAGGCGGCAAGTGTCTCGACTAATGGCCAATTCTATGCAGCCACGTTGGATGATATCATGTGCGATGAACAGGTCGATGACAACGGGCCACGTGTCATGCGCGGATATATTTGTGGAAAGAAGGCCGCAAAATAAATGTTCtaacaaatttcatttttctattatatCGCTTGAAGTtcgaataaaacaaattttgttatCTAGGGGTTTCACCCTAAATTTCagcacattttaaaaaaaattttggtccGACGATATGATATCTGGTAATTCAAACAAAACCCGTAGTgccgttttttaaaatcaaattcggcaaatcgacaaattgcctgtttgccgaacatcaatttgccgaaattgtttAGATggtttttataagaaaaacatatttataaGAGTAGCACCTAAAACCGTGccatacttttaaaaataaatgtaggaacattcataggatgcgtacaattttgccggtttgcttatttgccggaaagtttcaattccggcatattaccgacttgccggaaatttcaaagatgCGTTGATTGTCGGATTATCTGTTCTTTATGTGAGTCTAAGACGGATAAAGAAGGTGAACTGGTAAGAATTCAGAAATTGTAGAAGAATCGGGGTCTTTTCTACCACCaggtttgcaaaaaatatattctcttttcttttatGTGAGAAGtaatgaattttgcaaaatttggaccgaagaataatttttttaacgataGAAAATTCTCATGGCACATTGCATCGAGCTGAATAAAAATGCGAAACTTTTCCATGCAGTTTTAAATTCCAGGAATGTTCTGCAAAACTgcacttcttcttctcatctgCTTGGGTTCAACTTTTGCTGATTGCCCAGCAGCATGGAAGACGATCTTAAACTCCCAATACAAGGAGAGTGAGGACAATGGATGTGAGCCTGGTTGGAAGTTCTTTAATCGGCCTTCTGGAGGATGGTGCATGAGAGTAAGTATGGGAGGAAGGCTCTTGGAATATGAGAAGAATTCCAGGTATTCGCTGGGTTCAACGCAAAAAAAGCTGACGCTGAAAAGTCTTGTCAAGCCGTAGGATCGACACTTTCTGGAATTCAGAACAAGAATGAGGCATTGTATATTCAAAGTGAGTATTCTGTAGGTACTAACTGCTAAGCACCAGGTAGCTTTAAAAAAGTCGGAATTTTCCGACTGTAAGGAAACCTATAAAGTTCTTGACTATTGGATGGCGCAATAAAGCCAAAGGATCCGGTGTCAATGCTCCCCTTGCCAGTCGTATCATTTTCTATCGAAAAGTTTGACAATTTGACGATTTCCGTggtataaaattataaatccacgtggtgtcagaatgtcccatatcgctgtgatctacaaaaaatgcgggaatttaaacgcagacttctcaactcaTGTTGCATGGCTAAGAAAGTGCTGAcgccacatttttttggaaaaaattcccccaatttttgtagatcaaaccgttatgggacaGTAACTAAATTTGTGTGAACCTCTTCCACATTTCCATGTTTCTTTCCAGCTGCTCTCCTCGCTCAAATCCCACAATCCAGTGGCTCAGTATGGATCGGAATCCAAAGAACCCAAAAATGcctgaaacaaaaactcactgcTGCCTGCTCAGCCCTCACCGCCTTTGAGTACACCGACAAATCGGTAACCGGCACCGATGGATTCGTCTTCCAGAAATATCAACCTGATAACTCACAATTAAACCAGAACTGTGCACTTCTTCTAGCTTCAAAAACCCCGACTATCCTGAATGACCAATATTTTGCAGCGACGTTGGACGATACAAATTGCGATGGAATGCTCGAAGGTGATGCGGCACGCGTTCTTCGTGGATATATTTGTGGAAAGAAGGctgataaataaaaatatgatcccaataaaaacgtttatttcaattgtacaattaaaaaattaagcacGTTTTCCACAAACAAATCCAAAAGTTTTACGATCTTCAAGTGATGGGGCAAAGTTTCCGACACAGTTCACTAGATCCAATGGAGCCGTGGAAACAATTGGTGCTCTCAAAAACAGAAGTTTTGCACAGTTTTGGTCGGACGATGTGATAATAGTTTTTCCACCTCGAAAAACCAATCCAGCAGTGCCGGTTGCCGAATTGTCGGTCCATTCGAATGCGGTATTTTTGCTACAATCGGCTGCCATTGTCTGATTCATACAATCCGCTTTACGTTGAACGCCAACCCATATCGAGCCAATGTCTTGTGAAACTTGCCCAAGATAAgacgctgaaattttttttaaccaactTGACTATCTTAAGAACTACTGAAGCTAGCTTACATTGAATATACACTGCTTCTTCTGGGGTTTGAAGCCCTGAAAGTGTGGCTCCAACATCTTGACAAGCTCTTTCAGCATCAGCTTTTGCTGCATGGAATTCATTGAACAcctgaaattgaatattacaaaaaaaattataaatgttccaaaactaaCTTTCATGCACCATCCCCCCGAAGGCCGATCAAAGAATCTCCATCCAGGTTCACAAATATTCCGCTTTCCGCAAGCATATCCACGTATTTTCCGAGACTACTGGAATGGGAAACGGAGTGACACAGTTCACATCGTCAAGTGTAGCTGCACGATATGTACCATTTAACACAATTTCAGGATCTTTGGATGCTAAGAGAATGGCACAACTTTGCATTATATAGTGATTATCAGGTTGTTCATGTGTGAACAGAAATCCGTCAGTGCCAGTTGTGGAGTTGTCAGTCCATTCAAAGGAGTTAGTTATGGTGCAATTGACGGTAATTGGTTTGTTCACACAAGCTTTGGTACGCTGAATACCAATCCACACGGAGGCACTGCGTTGTGGGATTTGGGAGAGGAGAGCGTCTGAATGAATAGGTAGATCGAGAAATTTGATGTATCAAAAATTACTCTGAATGAACAATGCGTCAGCTTTGTTCTGCAGCCCAGTTAGAGTCGCACCAACAGCTGCACAAGCTCCCTCAGCATCAACTTTAGCGTTGTGGTTTCCTGTGAAAACCTAAAAGCACacatttcatttcattcatGATATATCGCCAAAGCTCACTCTGATGCACCATCCCCCAGAAGGTCGATTGAAAAATGTCCAGACGGCTCCGCATCCATTATTGACAGGAGAAACCGTGGTTCTGGGCACTGCTGCTTGAGTAATTTTTGCAGTAGTAGCTACTGGGGTAGTAGTAGTTATAGTAGTCGTTGTGGGAGCCTTGGTTGTTACCATATCGAGGCATGCCTTACAAAATTCTGCATCTTGCTCCTTAAGGCAACTGGACATACTCTGTAACTCGATCTCTTCGACAATCAAAACCTCAGTCCCAACTTACTCTGTTTTCGAATAAACTCCCACCAAAAGAATAATAAGGAAAATACAACATCTCATTGTAAACAGGAACATTGTTCCAGTATGAGCTTTCTCTCAATTCACCAGCCTCATTTTATACTAACCTCACCCAGAAAACATTCAACATGCTCTTTTAGGTCAAATCGAATAATGTCTGCAGACGCAAGTAGCACTTGTTGTTTTGTTTCACATGTCAACGATTTATGTTATTCAAAATACAGTTTAGTTAGTGcatttttcatattgtttTTCGGAAGAACTATCAAAATATCACATCACGTCtataacaaattgaaaaacattgtgCATGtagccaaaaaatctgaaaacaccgGACACTAACTATTTCAACTTTGCTTTTTGACAAAACATGTCGgcaaatatattgaaaaatgtctgaagttttgaattactTTTGTAAGAATGTCTGAAAACTGGATTTTCCTATTCTAAGAggtctgaatttttgaacctCCAATTTATAAATGTTGGAAGTCTTAAATTTCtatgcaaaaatttaagaatttccCACATAAAAATGGCTGTAAACTTGAATTTCATACGCTAAAATGTCTACATTTCTGAGTTTCCTGTGTATGTAAAAAtgcctgaatttttaaacttctaatgaaaaaatgaCTGTTTATTTAACCAACATTTTCTAAATGGGCCGCCTGTCACGTGCTAACTTTCAGTATGGCTTAAACTTCATATTAAGCTGTATTCATAGCGAACATTTTTCCCACATCTTGAGacgattaatttttaaaagtcagAAGAGCTGAACTTTTGGACTTTTCGCAAAATTCCAATCATGCACTTTCCCACTCCAAAACGTCCCGATGCTTGTATAAATAGCCCAAAGAATTCAAACTGCACACAGTTATCTTTTCAAATATGTTGAGCAAAACTGcacctcttcttcttctacttctaGCTTCTTGCGTGGCACTGTGCTCCGCAGATTGCACAGTAGCCTACAAATCAATATTGAATGCTCAACTGACGGAAAGTTTGGCGAATGGATGTGAGCCTGGCTGGAAGTTTTTTAACCGGCCATCCGGAGGATGGTGCATGAAGGTTTGGGCTCAGAAGTTTTGAAgattaactttaaattttaaggtGATCAATGAGTATAAGGGAGCAAAAGCTGAAGCAGAGAAGGAGTGTAAAGCCGTGGGATCTACACTTTCTGGAATTCAGAATAAGGCAGAGGCTTCGTATATTCAATGTAAGCTTAATTTTGTTCTGAAGCTTTATTGCTGTCCCAGCTCAGACTGCCAATTTTTCGTTTGATCTACGCAACGCACTTTTTAAGTGACCTATGCACCATAAGAGGAAGTGGAAGAATATAGTGCCTTTATCCGTTTCAAAATATCCTAAAACCTATAGGAATCAGTTCAGTGGAGCGCACTTTCTCCAACTAATGTCCAGTACCGCGGTTCCGGTAGCTCAGAAACTTAACGTCCAAGCTCAAGCTGAAAACCTATATTGACTTTTGTTgtacaaaaagttttgattaaaaatctaCCAACTTGGGAAATTTGGTTtggtggagcgcgtttgccttTGGTTAGCATCGTACTGTATAATTTCACTTTCAGCTGCTCTCCTCGCCCAACTTCCAGCTTCAGTGAACAGTGGCTCTCTATGGGTTGGAATTCAGAGAGTCAAAAAGTGCTTGGCACAAAAACTATCAGCCACATGCTCAGCCCGCACCGCCTTCCAATACACTGATGGATCAGTGACCGGCACTGACGGATTTGTCTTCCAGAAGGGGCAGCCAGATAACATGTACGGCAAACAGAACTGTGCGATTTTCCTGGCCTCCAGGACACCTACTATTGTGAGTGGAAGCTTTTTCGCTGGAACACTGGATGATACGGGTTGCGAGGGAAGGATCAAGAATGAGAATCCACGTGTCATGCGTGGATACATTTGTGGAAAGAAGGCTGCTAAATGATTATCTTTCATTTTGACTcgaataaaacaatttcattatgaatgttgttgaaattctcaaaatttttaacaatatttttaacgtttcaaaaaactctaGAAACATCAGCTGTCAAAAAGATGTTTTGTatcttttcttgaaaaaacaaaacctaTTTTCTATCGTCATTTATTGACTCAATCTTTACGCTTCCTAGGACAACGTTCAGAATATTTATGAGCGCTTCTCAGGCTTTATATCACTGTCCTGCGTCACTATTTCTGAACGACTTTCCCTTAAAAATGCTCACTTCCCGAGCATCAGTCTAAAAATGAAGTCAGCTCTAGTCCTCCTCGTTTGCTTTGGCTCTGTGCTTGCAACAGTACCAGTTGCCACTAAATGCCCAGACACCTGGAAATGGTTCAAGAGATCCAGAGGCGGTTGGTGTATGAAGGTAAGGAAGGTTATATCGACCTTAACTAAGATCTACTTCAGGTCTTCGCCGCGATTGGAACTCAAGCAGACGCTGAAGCCAAGTGCAAAGCGGAAGGAGCAGTGGTGGCAGGAGTTCAGAACACTGAGGAGATCAAGTGGATGTCAGCAACTCTCCAATCCCTCCA of Caenorhabditis elegans chromosome II contains these proteins:
- the clec-129 gene encoding C-type lectin domain-containing protein (Confirmed by transcript evidence) encodes the protein MLGKTALLISVCLALSAADCPAAWKAILNSQAEESEDNGCEAGWKFFNRPSGGWCMRVFEGFNAAKTDAEKSCKSVGSTLSGIQNRNEALYIQTALLAQIARSSGSVWVGMQRTQKCLKQPKSDTCSALTAFEYTDGSVTGTDGFIFQGNQPDNKELNQDCAVLLASKAASVSTNGQFYAATLDDIMCDEQVDDNGPRVMRGYICGKKAAK
- the clec-130 gene encoding C-type lectin domain-containing protein (Confirmed by transcript evidence), which codes for MFCKTALLLLICLGSTFADCPAAWKTILNSQYKESEDNGCEPGWKFFNRPSGGWCMRVFAGFNAKKADAEKSCQAVGSTLSGIQNKNEALYIQTALLAQIPQSSGSVWIGIQRTQKCLKQKLTAACSALTAFEYTDKSVTGTDGFVFQKYQPDNSQLNQNCALLLASKTPTILNDQYFAATLDDTNCDGMLEGDAARVLRGYICGKKADK
- the clec-132 gene encoding C-type lectin domain-containing protein (Confirmed by transcript evidence); the encoded protein is MLSKTAPLLLLLLASCVALCSADCTVAYKSILNAQLTESLANGCEPGWKFFNRPSGGWCMKVINEYKGAKAEAEKECKAVGSTLSGIQNKAEASYIQSALLAQLPASVNSGSLWVGIQRVKKCLAQKLSATCSARTAFQYTDGSVTGTDGFVFQKGQPDNMYGKQNCAIFLASRTPTIVSGSFFAGTLDDTGCEGRIKNENPRVMRGYICGKKAAK